Proteins from a genomic interval of Caulobacter rhizosphaerae:
- a CDS encoding response regulator, with protein sequence MRRYVLFLAAIATLLAGPCGPALARSPQSAKLDALYREIRRDEIQPPARENDDIERVGRRALRQHGDKRLYGLWSVLYAYKSNQVQPQFDEWSHRVRRLAEEDHDAELATLVDLLQMAYRHESGGFRTFTEADWTRFLDRSGPNIRLMAAVERIRSLGRSGQWADASRLAAEATGQLERRGAIARPLLAETHQVHSYTLSYIGDKEGALDHMSQAARLDEGNAFYMRKVERMYDIAYTAAEVGELDAAEHFAGVHHNMTQAAGDPDLKTWDRYLCARIASDRHAPGRVLRCLADGDFEIAHPTNRLTGLSLRLRAQARAELGDAAAARTDLEALRAVPVDRLERDPQAELLLSAYIALAEHRGEEAFRLLDQWRRQDHEKTQAALSRNGAQMASALETELKSKRDESKRLTAEVELNRRLAHASIVIAMLLGVLVLGGVAWGVYLRRASERLKEARGRAETANEAKSAFLAVMSHELRTPLNGMLGMAQALRTESLDARQREQVELMIDSGDTLLVLLNDILDLSKIEAGKLEISPTAGDLVGVCARLVGGYQPTAREKGVELVFTVAGEPPPMLLFDAVRVRQCLANLLSNALKFTVVGRVDVTLAWRPDPQTGRTAVSLTVRDTGIGMSPATLSKLFGAFTQADASTTRTFGGTGLGLNITRRLAELMDGEIVVDSREGRGSVFTLGFQVDVASSSAMDGAAPAFGAANEDEPTRSPLQGRRVLVVDDHPVNRRVIKLFLAPFDCDLVEVENGREALDALEAEIFDLVLMDVNMPVMDGLEATRRLRRDPRWAGLPVIALTADVMRTQIDTCLEAGMDAHIAKPIDLRDLLSVLVQVLDKRGAASADRAEVEATI encoded by the coding sequence TTGCGGCGCTACGTCCTGTTCCTCGCGGCGATCGCAACCCTGTTGGCGGGCCCCTGCGGCCCGGCCCTCGCTCGGTCGCCGCAGTCGGCCAAGCTGGACGCGCTCTATCGCGAGATCCGGCGCGACGAGATCCAGCCGCCGGCGCGCGAGAACGACGACATCGAGCGGGTCGGGCGCCGGGCGCTCAGGCAGCACGGCGACAAGCGTCTCTACGGCCTGTGGTCGGTGCTCTATGCCTACAAGAGCAACCAGGTCCAGCCGCAGTTCGATGAGTGGTCCCACCGCGTGCGCCGCTTGGCCGAGGAAGACCACGACGCCGAACTGGCGACGCTGGTGGACCTGCTGCAGATGGCTTACCGCCATGAGTCCGGCGGCTTTCGCACCTTCACCGAGGCCGACTGGACCCGGTTTCTGGACCGTTCGGGGCCGAATATCCGGTTGATGGCCGCGGTCGAGCGCATCCGCAGCCTGGGCCGATCGGGGCAGTGGGCCGACGCCTCGCGCCTGGCCGCCGAGGCCACGGGCCAGCTGGAGCGCCGCGGCGCCATCGCCCGGCCCCTGCTGGCCGAGACGCACCAGGTGCACTCCTACACCCTGTCCTACATCGGCGATAAGGAAGGCGCGCTGGACCATATGAGCCAGGCGGCCCGCCTGGACGAGGGCAACGCCTTCTACATGCGCAAGGTCGAGCGCATGTACGACATCGCCTACACCGCCGCCGAGGTGGGCGAGCTGGACGCCGCCGAGCACTTCGCCGGCGTGCACCACAACATGACCCAGGCCGCCGGCGACCCGGACCTCAAGACCTGGGACCGCTATCTGTGCGCCCGCATCGCCAGCGACCGGCACGCCCCGGGCCGGGTGCTGCGCTGCCTGGCCGACGGCGACTTCGAGATCGCCCATCCGACCAATCGCCTGACCGGCCTCAGCCTGCGCCTGCGCGCCCAGGCCCGCGCCGAGCTGGGCGACGCGGCCGCCGCCAGGACTGACCTGGAAGCGCTGCGCGCCGTGCCGGTCGACAGGCTGGAGCGCGATCCCCAGGCCGAGCTGTTGCTCAGCGCCTATATCGCCCTGGCCGAACATCGCGGCGAGGAGGCCTTCCGCCTGCTGGACCAGTGGCGTCGGCAAGATCACGAGAAGACCCAGGCCGCCCTGTCGCGCAACGGCGCCCAGATGGCTTCGGCCCTGGAGACCGAACTGAAGTCCAAGCGCGACGAAAGCAAGCGCCTGACCGCCGAGGTCGAGCTGAACCGCCGTCTGGCCCACGCCTCGATCGTCATCGCCATGCTGCTGGGCGTGCTGGTGCTGGGCGGGGTGGCCTGGGGCGTCTATCTGCGCCGGGCTTCCGAGCGGCTGAAGGAGGCTCGCGGCCGGGCCGAGACGGCCAACGAGGCCAAGTCCGCTTTCCTGGCGGTGATGAGTCACGAGCTGCGCACGCCGCTGAACGGCATGCTGGGCATGGCCCAGGCCTTGCGGACCGAGAGCCTCGACGCCCGCCAGCGCGAGCAGGTCGAGCTGATGATCGACAGTGGCGACACCCTGCTGGTGCTGCTCAACGACATCCTGGACCTGTCGAAGATCGAGGCCGGCAAGCTGGAGATCTCCCCTACGGCCGGCGACCTAGTCGGGGTCTGCGCCCGCCTGGTCGGCGGCTATCAGCCCACGGCCCGCGAGAAAGGGGTCGAGCTGGTCTTCACCGTGGCCGGCGAGCCGCCGCCGATGCTGCTGTTTGACGCCGTGCGCGTGCGCCAGTGCCTGGCCAACCTGCTGTCCAACGCCCTGAAGTTCACGGTGGTGGGCCGCGTCGACGTGACCCTGGCCTGGCGGCCCGACCCGCAGACCGGGCGCACGGCGGTGAGCCTGACGGTGCGGGACACCGGCATCGGCATGAGCCCAGCCACCCTGTCCAAGCTGTTCGGCGCCTTCACCCAGGCCGACGCCTCGACCACCCGCACCTTCGGCGGCACGGGCCTGGGCCTGAACATCACCCGCCGCCTGGCCGAGCTGATGGACGGCGAGATCGTCGTTGACAGCCGCGAGGGGCGGGGCTCGGTTTTCACGCTCGGCTTCCAGGTCGACGTCGCCTCCAGCTCGGCGATGGACGGCGCGGCCCCGGCCTTCGGCGCCGCCAACGAGGATGAACCCACGCGCTCGCCCCTGCAGGGCCGCCGCGTGCTGGTCGTCGACGACCACCCGGTCAACCGTCGGGTCATCAAGCTGTTCCTGGCCCCGTTCGACTGCGACCTGGTCGAGGTCGAGAACGGTCGCGAGGCCCTGGACGCGCTCGAGGCCGAGATCTTCGATCTGGTGCTGATGGACGTCAACATGCCAGTGATGGACGGGCTGGAGGCCACCCGCCGCCTGCGCCGCGATCCGCGCTGGGCCGGCCTGCCGGTCATCGCCCTGACCGCCGACGTCATGCGCACCCAGATCGACACCTGCCTCGAGGCCGGCATGGACGCTCATATCGCCAAGCCGATCGACCTGCGTGACCTGCTGTCGGTGCTGGTCCAGGTGCTGGACAAGCGCGGCGCCGCATCCGCGGACAGGGCCGAGGTGGAAGCGACGATCTAG
- a CDS encoding aminotransferase — MVHPVYADLPTTIFEEMSGLARQTGAINLGQGFPDDAGPMALRRKAGEALISGTNQYPPMRGLPALRQAAAAHYARTQGLDLNWEGEIVVTSGATEALAAAFLSLISPGDEVVLFQPLYDAYLPMVKRAGGVPKLVRLAPPHWRFDRAMLEAAFSDRTRMVVLNTPLNPAGVVTPDEDLTLLAEFCVKHDVIAVCDEVWEAVVFDGRKHRPLIGYPGMRERTVKIGSAGKLFGMTGWKVGFLCAAPVLTRALAGAHQFLTFTTPPNLQEAVAYGLEQPGDWFETMPAGLQRSRDRLAAGLRAAGFMVLDSRGTYFLNVDLAASGVDEDDRTFALRAVRDHGVASIPVSAFYAEDPVRHILRLCFAKADETLDEGVARLARARG; from the coding sequence ATGGTTCATCCGGTCTATGCCGACCTGCCCACCACCATCTTCGAGGAGATGAGCGGCCTGGCGCGCCAGACCGGGGCGATCAACCTGGGCCAGGGCTTCCCCGACGACGCCGGACCGATGGCCTTGCGCCGCAAGGCCGGCGAGGCGCTGATCAGCGGCACGAACCAGTATCCGCCGATGCGCGGCCTGCCCGCCCTGCGCCAGGCCGCGGCGGCGCACTACGCGCGCACCCAGGGCCTGGACCTGAACTGGGAAGGCGAGATCGTCGTCACCTCCGGCGCGACCGAGGCCCTGGCGGCGGCCTTCCTCAGCCTGATCTCGCCTGGCGACGAGGTGGTGCTGTTCCAGCCGCTGTACGACGCCTACCTGCCGATGGTGAAGCGGGCCGGCGGCGTGCCCAAGCTGGTGCGCCTGGCGCCGCCGCACTGGCGGTTCGACCGGGCCATGCTGGAGGCCGCGTTCAGCGACCGGACTCGGATGGTGGTGCTGAACACGCCCCTGAACCCGGCCGGCGTGGTCACCCCCGACGAGGACCTGACCTTGCTGGCCGAGTTCTGCGTGAAGCATGACGTCATCGCCGTCTGCGACGAGGTGTGGGAAGCCGTGGTGTTCGATGGCCGAAAACATCGACCGCTGATCGGCTATCCGGGCATGCGCGAGCGCACCGTCAAGATCGGCTCAGCCGGCAAACTTTTCGGTATGACAGGGTGGAAGGTCGGCTTCCTGTGCGCCGCTCCCGTCCTGACCCGGGCCCTGGCCGGCGCCCACCAGTTCCTGACCTTCACCACCCCGCCCAACCTGCAGGAGGCGGTGGCCTACGGACTGGAGCAGCCCGGCGACTGGTTCGAGACCATGCCCGCCGGACTGCAGCGCTCGCGCGACCGGCTGGCGGCGGGCCTGCGCGCGGCGGGTTTCATGGTGCTCGATAGCCGCGGCACCTATTTCCTCAATGTCGACCTTGCGGCCTCGGGGGTCGACGAGGACGACCGGACCTTCGCCCTGCGCGCGGTGCGCGATCACGGCGTGGCCAGCATTCCCGTCTCGGCCTTCTATGCCGAGGATCCTGTGCGCCACATCCTGCGCCTGTGCTTCGCCAAGGCGGACGAGACGCTGGACGAGGGCGTGGCGCGGCTGGCGAGGGCGCGGGGGTAG
- the hmpA gene encoding NO-inducible flavohemoprotein, whose product MAAALSAETIARVKATVPALAEHGEAITLAMYARLFQDAHIKALFNHANQSSGAQPKALAGAVLAYAQNIDNLGVVLPVVERIAQKHVGYHILAEHYPFVAEALLGAIKAVLGEAATDEILAAWGEAYWFLADILIDREAAIRAGIEAADGGWTGWRDFVVAEKVRESAVITSFVLRPRDGGRVITHKPGQYLTFRFDLPGAPGEKRNYSISAGPNGESYRISVKREDLGAASRFLHDQIQIGDVLSATPPAGDFFLADQPARPVVLLSGGVGLTPMVSMLEHIAQAHPELEAHFVHGALNSDVHALDGHVRSLAKDHGGVTVTTFYSAPLAGDQAGRTHDVDGFISIDWLKANTPFAQADFYLCGPTLFLKVFVQGLAAAGVPADRIHYEVFGPTAEAIAA is encoded by the coding sequence ATGGCGGCTGCGCTGAGCGCGGAAACGATCGCGCGCGTCAAGGCCACGGTTCCGGCCCTGGCCGAACACGGCGAGGCGATCACCCTGGCGATGTACGCCCGGCTGTTCCAGGACGCGCATATCAAGGCGCTGTTCAACCACGCCAACCAGAGCAGCGGCGCCCAGCCCAAGGCCCTGGCCGGCGCGGTGCTGGCCTACGCCCAGAACATCGACAATCTGGGCGTCGTGCTGCCGGTGGTCGAGCGCATCGCCCAGAAGCATGTCGGCTACCATATCCTGGCCGAGCACTATCCGTTCGTGGCCGAGGCCCTGCTGGGCGCGATCAAGGCGGTGCTGGGCGAGGCGGCGACCGACGAGATCCTGGCCGCCTGGGGCGAGGCCTACTGGTTCCTGGCCGACATCCTGATCGACCGCGAGGCGGCGATCCGCGCCGGGATCGAGGCCGCCGACGGCGGCTGGACCGGCTGGCGCGACTTCGTGGTCGCCGAGAAGGTCCGCGAGAGCGCGGTGATCACCTCGTTCGTGCTGCGTCCCCGGGATGGCGGCCGGGTGATCACGCACAAGCCGGGCCAGTATCTGACCTTCCGCTTCGACCTGCCGGGCGCGCCGGGTGAAAAGCGCAACTATTCGATCTCCGCCGGTCCGAACGGCGAAAGCTACCGCATCTCGGTCAAGCGCGAGGACCTGGGCGCGGCCTCGCGGTTCCTGCACGACCAGATCCAGATCGGCGACGTGCTTTCCGCCACCCCGCCGGCCGGCGACTTCTTCCTGGCCGACCAGCCCGCCCGGCCGGTGGTGCTGCTCAGCGGCGGCGTCGGCCTGACGCCGATGGTCAGCATGCTTGAGCACATCGCCCAGGCCCATCCGGAACTGGAGGCCCACTTCGTGCATGGCGCGCTGAACAGCGATGTCCACGCGCTGGACGGCCATGTCCGCAGCCTGGCCAAGGACCACGGCGGCGTCACGGTCACCACCTTCTACAGCGCGCCGCTGGCGGGCGACCAAGCGGGCCGGACGCACGACGTCGACGGCTTCATCTCGATCGACTGGCTGAAAGCCAACACGCCGTTCGCTCAGGCCGATTTCTACCTGTGTGGCCCGACGCTGTTCTTGAAGGTCTTCGTCCAGGGTCTGGCCGCCGCGGGCGTGCCGGCTGACCGCATCCACTACGAGGTGTTTGGCCCGACGGCGGAGGCGATCGCGGCCTAA
- a CDS encoding RrF2 family transcriptional regulator encodes MRLTRYTDYAMRVLLHLAARGDDGLASIGEIAALYRISQNHLMKVVQDLGKAGFVRTVRGRGGGIALARPADQIVVGQVVRQTEDGFKLVDCTACVIAPACTLPRALNEATAAFIAVLDKYTLEDLLDQRHQMRTLFGITDAAELPAAS; translated from the coding sequence ATGCGCCTGACGCGCTACACCGATTACGCGATGCGGGTGCTGCTGCACCTGGCCGCGCGCGGCGACGACGGCCTGGCCTCGATCGGCGAGATCGCCGCGCTCTACAGGATTTCGCAGAACCACCTGATGAAGGTGGTGCAGGACCTGGGCAAGGCCGGCTTCGTGCGCACCGTGCGCGGCCGGGGCGGCGGCATAGCCCTGGCGCGCCCCGCCGACCAGATCGTCGTCGGCCAGGTGGTGCGCCAGACCGAGGACGGCTTCAAGCTGGTGGACTGCACGGCCTGCGTGATCGCCCCGGCCTGCACCCTGCCCCGCGCGCTGAACGAGGCGACGGCCGCCTTCATCGCCGTGCTCGACAAGTACACGCTGGAAGACCTGCTGGACCAGCGCCATCAGATGCGGACGCTGTTCGGCATCACCGACGCCGCCGAGCTGCCCGCCGCCAGCTAG
- a CDS encoding group III truncated hemoglobin produces the protein MDPSQAAEIEAALPALLDRFYARVRADAALGPVFNDAVEDWDRHLATLADFWSSVMLTTGRYKGDPMQAHMRHGHRIPSEMFGRWLALWNQTTAEMMSPEVAAAMQAKAARIAQSLDLAIHFRLPKAEPSRPAASQRRPNRSNPDLDRTRQGVRQWRLR, from the coding sequence ATGGACCCGAGCCAAGCCGCCGAGATCGAAGCCGCCCTGCCGGCCCTGCTGGACCGGTTCTATGCCCGGGTGCGGGCCGACGCCGCGCTGGGGCCGGTGTTCAACGACGCGGTGGAGGACTGGGACCGGCACCTGGCCACCCTCGCCGACTTCTGGTCGTCGGTGATGCTGACCACCGGCCGCTACAAGGGCGATCCGATGCAGGCCCACATGCGGCACGGCCATCGCATCCCTTCGGAGATGTTCGGCCGCTGGCTGGCGCTGTGGAACCAGACGACCGCCGAAATGATGTCGCCCGAGGTCGCCGCGGCCATGCAGGCCAAGGCCGCCCGCATCGCCCAGAGCCTGGACCTGGCCATCCACTTTCGCCTGCCCAAGGCGGAGCCCTCCCGACCCGCGGCGTCCCAGCGACGCCCGAACCGATCAAACCCAGACCTCGATCGAACCAGACAAGGAGTAAGACAATGGCGGCTGCGCTGA
- a CDS encoding transporter yields MTDSAVPAPPPSPPWTWSHGLAYGAVSMLLGLTQGLGANLINNNLPWIQGSLGAYTNESAWLSIAYTAANATIGLLAVKFRFQYGLRLFADIGLGLFIVVGLAHLLSNDLRSAIAVRAAAGMAASALSTLTLLYMVEAAPPERRIVGIALGIGWAQLALPLSRLVSSDLLDTGQWHGLYLAEIGLSIVCLSAVNLLRLPPIPRVQMFEWRDFLTFALFAPGIALLCVVLGQGRYAWWFDTAWIGWCLVAAIVLLVASALVELHRKKPLIHLRWLTSADLLRLLVIILLFRVVLSEQGVGAFGLLQTLGMNNDQMAGLSWVMFFATLAGMVIVAFTINPEHVSTPALIALLMVAVAAWLDSRSTSLTRPEQMYLSQGMMAFAGALFLPAALLAGFPRAIRMGQEYIVSFIVLFSTGQVIGALGGSAFLGTLMTIRERVHSDAIVSRLSLTDPQVALRVRQLSGSYAGVLTDPSLRSGEGGALLAQQATREATVLAYDDVFATVAVMALMVFAYLLFLRVRSDLRQRRAARLTPVEAA; encoded by the coding sequence TTGACCGACAGCGCCGTCCCCGCTCCGCCGCCTTCGCCGCCCTGGACGTGGTCGCACGGGCTGGCCTACGGCGCGGTGTCGATGCTGCTGGGCCTGACCCAGGGGCTGGGCGCCAACCTGATCAACAACAACCTGCCCTGGATCCAGGGCTCGCTCGGCGCCTACACCAACGAGTCGGCCTGGCTGTCGATCGCCTACACCGCCGCCAACGCCACGATCGGCCTGCTGGCGGTCAAGTTCCGTTTCCAGTACGGGCTGCGGCTGTTCGCCGACATCGGCCTGGGGCTGTTCATCGTGGTCGGCCTGGCCCACCTGCTGAGCAACGACCTGCGCTCGGCCATCGCCGTGCGGGCCGCGGCCGGCATGGCGGCGTCGGCTCTGTCGACCCTGACCCTGCTCTACATGGTCGAGGCCGCGCCGCCGGAGCGGCGGATCGTCGGCATCGCCCTGGGCATCGGCTGGGCCCAGCTGGCCCTGCCGCTGTCGCGGCTGGTGTCGTCCGACCTGCTCGACACCGGCCAGTGGCACGGGCTGTACCTGGCCGAGATCGGGCTCAGCATCGTCTGCCTGTCGGCCGTCAACCTGCTGCGCCTGCCGCCGATCCCGCGCGTGCAGATGTTCGAGTGGCGCGACTTTCTGACATTCGCCCTGTTCGCGCCGGGGATCGCCCTGCTGTGCGTGGTGCTGGGGCAGGGGCGCTATGCGTGGTGGTTCGACACGGCCTGGATCGGCTGGTGCCTGGTGGCGGCCATCGTGCTGCTGGTCGCCTCGGCCCTGGTCGAGCTGCATCGCAAGAAGCCGCTGATCCACCTGCGCTGGCTGACCAGCGCCGATCTGCTGCGCCTGCTGGTCATCATCCTGCTGTTCCGCGTCGTGCTGTCCGAGCAGGGGGTGGGCGCGTTCGGCCTGCTGCAGACCCTGGGCATGAACAACGACCAGATGGCCGGACTGTCGTGGGTGATGTTCTTCGCCACCCTGGCCGGCATGGTCATCGTCGCCTTCACGATCAATCCCGAGCACGTCAGCACCCCGGCCCTGATCGCCCTGCTGATGGTCGCCGTCGCCGCCTGGCTGGACAGCCGATCGACCAGCCTGACCCGCCCCGAGCAGATGTATCTGAGCCAGGGGATGATGGCCTTCGCCGGCGCCCTGTTCCTGCCCGCCGCCCTGCTGGCCGGGTTCCCACGCGCCATCCGGATGGGCCAGGAGTACATCGTCAGCTTCATCGTGCTGTTCTCGACCGGACAGGTGATCGGGGCCCTGGGCGGCTCGGCCTTCCTCGGCACGCTGATGACCATCCGCGAGCGGGTGCATTCCGACGCCATCGTCAGCCGGCTGAGCCTGACCGATCCGCAGGTGGCCCTGCGCGTCAGGCAACTGTCCGGTTCGTACGCCGGGGTGCTGACCGATCCGAGCTTGCGGAGCGGCGAGGGCGGGGCCCTGCTGGCCCAGCAGGCGACGCGCGAGGCCACGGTGCTGGCCTATGACGACGTGTTCGCCACGGTGGCCGTGATGGCGCTGATGGTCTTCGCCTACCTGTTGTTCCTGCGCGTCCGGAGCGACCTGCGCCAGCGGCGCGCGGCCCGCCTGACGCCCGTGGAGGCCGCCTGA